A stretch of DNA from Salmo trutta chromosome 12, fSalTru1.1, whole genome shotgun sequence:
aacgAACGCACACATTTAGGTATCAGTGTTCCACATTCTCCGTTTCAATTATTAGTTCCTAAGAAGACAGTTATTGTTCAACCACTATTCATCGTCTATCAACAAAATCATATCTTTGCTGGATTGAGGTTAAACTTCCACTAAGGCATGCATTAAAGCTGGAATCCATAGCGGTGAAGCTGCAATgtccgtttgcgatattacaacaagACTTTACTTCAAACAACGaacactgcctgcctgcccccccccccccggacatCAATGCATGCGAAGTAGAACAGCACAGTATGTTCAAATATATTTAATTTTAACGATGCCGAATGCTCTTTCCatcaaaacaataacaaatgcgCCTGGGCTGGCCAGTGGCGCGGCTTGCCTTTGCTCTTTTCTAGCTCTTCAAATGCTAGCAGTTATAAAGCAATAATGTGAAAGGTGCACTTGAAATACCCAGCCAAACAAAACTTTAAAAAACTGAGaatgaggaactgtgtgtgatgCATGTGTAGCATGTCACAAATGATACTATGTTTGTCCCGGTGGGCTtcggtcaaaagtagagcactatatgctgaacagggtgccatttgggacacagcctgtgCATTTGGATGTGAAGGAGGGGGTATTGAGGGACTGCTCAGTCCTCCAGGCCTTGGCAGGTGAAGAAGTCCTCCAGCTCGCTCAGCCTCTCGATGAGCATAATGTCCAGGTCGGAATCATCGGGCCTCCCCCTCCGGCCCCGGCCCCTGGGGCCCTTCACACGCAGGGGCAGCAGGTTGGCTCTGGCTTTTCGTTTGCGCGGCAGTGTGAAGTCTGGGAAGTCCAGCACGCGCTTCCTCTTCTGGTGGCCGATGCAGACCAGCAATCCATTCTTCTCCTTAGGCTCCTCAAAGATGGTCTCTAGGCTCCTGGTATGGGAAAACAATATGATTAAACCATATACTAAAGAAAATATGAACCATATAATAAAAGAATATCAAGGGTAAAATTTGCATTTTGAGCATaatgagagaaagacaaagagattCTTCAGTGCCTTAGAGAGGGGTGAGTGCACTGGCAGAGGACACATATGGgcaatacaaaacattaggaacacctgctatttccatgacagactgaccaggtaaaagctatgatcccttattgatctcacttgttaaatccacttcaaatcagtgcagatgaagaggagacaggttaaatgttagtttttttaagccttgagacaaaaaTGGTGTatgtgcaagacaaaatatttaagtgcctttgaacagggtatggtagtaggtgccaggtgcaagtttgagtgtgtcaagaactgtaacgctgctgggtttttcatgctcaacagtttcccatgtgtatcaagaatggtccaccaccaaaaggacatctagccaacttgacacaactgtgggaagaattggagtcaacatggggccAGCATCCATGAGGAaagcttgacaccttgtagagtccatgccctgaaaaattgaggctgtcctgagggaaaaagggggtgaaactcaatTTTAAGAAGCTGcgcctaatgttttgtacactcagtgtacgtgTTGTGGCCCTAAAatggcacacctgattcaatttgtcaactaatcaccaagccCGTGACTAATTGaaacaggtgttcctaatgttttgtacactcagtgtatgtggcCACCGTGTACATATAAAGTATGTATAAAGTAAGCCAAGCATCAGGTCTAATATCATGAGCCAAGGTGGCTGCAAGAGGAGATCTCTGGGCAGCGATGAGAGGTATAGACTACAGTAGATATGCCCATTTAAAAACAGCCTACTGACTGACAACAAAGTGTTTCAATAAACTGTGCGTTGTCATGTTCAACTTAAGGTAcagtttgaataataaaaattaCGACTGACCTGTTGGGAGTGGGTGATCTATAATTCTTGTTGGTGTAAATCTCCTCCAAGCTGAACTCCTTCTTCTTCAGTCTGATGCAATGTACACACCAATAAAAACATGTGAAACACAGTTGAGACACAGGAGGATAGTTGATCAAACTACTAGTTCGACATAACGGCCCTGTTCAGACGTGTCTTTCCAGCTTGACTTAAGTATTTACCATTGGCAATCTGTGTGATCACACGAGCCCCTATAAAATCAATAATCCCATTGTTTTGTTAGTTACTGGTTTTTCCCCTCACCTCTTTGGTTTGGGCAGGCCCATGGGCGTGAGGTTGTTGTCTGGTTTGGGAACAGTCTTCCGAATGCGGATCTGGGAAACCCTCTTGGAGTGCTGGCCTGGCTGGGCCCCCACATTCGCCTCATACAGACCTCCCTGCAGGGCCACAGAAAGAAAAAAGTGAACAAGGTCACAGAACCGGAAAATATTCGTATTTTAATATGGCAAGGAAGTCACATGGGAGAGGTACAACTAGCTGGATTGCAAGCGTTTGTACGAAAACAAGGGAAGAGGTGCTTCTTTGAAAAATAATGATGCTCAAAGGGAATAAAAGATATGCATCCCTCTCCATGGAGAAAAATGAGCATCCTCATTAGTCAACACCAAAATGGTGTTCCCACTGTCCCACGGCATTCATCAGCCCCCTTAGGACCAGGGCTAGACTGCAGAGACTGCAACTGAGATTTCTCTAAAATCTGCTGGAATGTTTGTTGAGCATGGTCCCAATAAATTGTTAGGATAGTACATAGCATCAGAGCCACACCTATATTGAGTAGAAGGCTTTGTATAGTACAACCAAACAAAGCCCAGGCTAAGAGTATAGTGTAGGACGTGTACAGTTACTGTATATGGCAGGCTCACCTCTCTGGATGGGCTGCAGCCATGCCCATGCAGACCTGGGTATTTGACGTTGGCAGTAGCGATGGCAAGACTGGGTACAGGCTCAGGCTGGTTATCCAGACGCATGGTCTTGGGGCTGTGCCCATGGCTGGTTCTGGGTTTGGAAAGGGCCCGCTCTGGGGTGAGTCTGACCCTACATCGCTGTGTGGGTGGAGAGGTGAGAGATGTGCTGCTGGGGCAGGACAGGAAGGAGAAAAACAGTTCAACTGTTAGAAAAAGTATTTTTGATCAAATTCATAGGTTGTGCACCGTTACAAATcatagccacgggaagtaggTGTGCTGAAGCACCTGTTCAAAAATCGGAATTAACTAAAAATCTTCATTACAAAATCAATCCAAAAATTAAACAATGATATAGCCTGTAGTGTGGATGAAGGAAAAAACATTCTACCCCCCCCCGTCGGCGAAAGAGTCACcgcacccccaccccccaaaatcTTCCCGCTGCTATGATTACAACATTGTGTTTATATTTGAGATGCCACTGACAAAAGCAGTAAAGGATGCAAtgtacagagtgtacaaaacattaaaaacaccttaATGTTGACTTGAACCTCCCCCTTttcaacagcctcaattcatcggggcatggactctacaaggtgtcgaaagcgttccatagagatgctggcccatgttgactccaatgcagttgtgtcaagttggctggatgtcctttgggtggtggaccattcttgatacacgcgggaaactgttgagcatgaaaaacccagcagcgttgcagttcttgacacaaaccggtgcgcctggcatctactaccataccccgttcaaagacaaaTCTttcgtcttgcccattcaccctctgaatggcacacatacacaatccatgtcacaattgtctcaaggtttaaaaaacccctcgtctacactgattgaagtggatttaacaggtgacatcaataaaggatcatagcattcacctggtcagtcgatgtcatggaaagagcaggcaattcctaatgttttgtacactccgtgtaATCTGGCCACATTGATATTTAATCCAATCCGTTATTACATTGTGTGGTGGATCTGCATTTTATGGAGATTCGATACTGTCCCACGTCTAGACAAAACAGGCATTCATCATACTGAGTGGCTTGATGCATGTGCTGATCACCTTGCTGCGgtagaattaagcaataaggcccgagggggtgtggtatatggtcaatataccacggttaacagtggaggctcctcagaggaggaaggagaggaccatcctcctcagtgaaatgtAATTTAGAAAAagacataaaaaaaatactatactaatatattcatatgtcaccaaataattgattaaaatacactgtttagcaattataattttttgtttttaaatgtaacctttgtttaacaaggcaagtcagttaagaacaaattgttatttacaatgacggcctaccctggccaaacctggacgacgctgggccaattgtgtgccgccctatgggactcccaatcccggccggatgtgatacagcctggattcaaaccagggactgtagtgtcgcctcttgcattgagatgcagtgccttagaccgctgcgccactcgggagcccccgagggtctacagtaacttcaacatCACTGTCTGGGCTAGCACCATggtgtccatctggtcagggtaaactaattggtaacgttatgtatttatagtccatttgtgtgtcgggagaaaatgtgaatgtgatcaaatgtAGTTTATATTCAAAATTGGGCTGGCTAGGCTGCCTATACGTTTTTTTAATCCAAAATGATTAACTGGAATGAATCAATCAACATAGTGATGACAGATGTTAAGTCTGTTTTTTAtaaggcctacagttgcataggcctgcatgatgcaaacaCATATAatgctcagccctgtgagttctattgtctatcagttgttgtctATGTGTCTGGGTAGAGCAAATCCCCATcctaatctagtctaaatataatgtatatgaacaaatataaggtagctgcagtttgacagggttttcatcctccccagggccatacatttttttcaggagttttttaaaaccatgtgaccGGATTAAGAAAAACTGGTCCCATTatagcccatataaaacctttttacaactgattaatcactgtcataccttattagggtccagagttttcctaCTTATATGTTAAcctaaggaaaaactccaggtcccagggggtaaaaattgccccaccgcagtgggacctatggtgccaccagtctgcttgcagttgtcaggtatgtggatgatcagggctttattcaggaatgTTTCTTGGGATACTTTGATTtgtcaagtgggcgagatgcGTAATCTGTGTTTGACTTTATGAATTTTGAGACGTCTGAGTTTAACTTCATAGAGCAAATCGTTGTCCAAACCTACAATGGCGCAGCTGTAAAataatgtatctgctatttgtatttacagctaagtccCCACCTGTTCCCTGATTTAAGAGTTGATgaccactccactaccattgtcaactttTCCTGACATTAactgaagccacgtctcatgtgcccgctcatccactggcacattgaatgtttcccctCCAAATAGTGAGTACccctatcaattttctctcatgtatgtagagtcaatcacatagACAAAACGcattacacatcaatgatgttaacTTGCTGAgactcattcttagctcttttgtctaacaGTGTAGTGTCTTGTGTTATTGTTTGTCTTctcagtcaaatcctgtcctgcactggtcaCGCCTCtcaacacctcaactcatgcctccTTCAATCACTGCTCTCATTtcccataatattgtactataaacggctttattaaatgctttaggttaaaataattagtctGCCGATTTTTACACATTTTGGCGTATCCTTGCATTCGGCGCTtataccgtgggtctcccatcctcttCAATtattcaagtcaccagcctccactgacggCTAAGGTGCCTTAATGCGATTataaaactggttaccaacgttattagagcagtaaaaataaatgttttgtcatacccgtggtatacagtctgatataccacggctatcagccaattagcattcagggctcgaaccacccagtatATAATTCCTGCTAGAGGAAGTATCCTGAAAACAAGGCCGAGCATAACTACAAATACAAACAAGAAATCAGATGAGTTTCTTCAAACGCTACCTCTAAATCCCTCATTATCTCAGAGCATCAAGTCATTTTCACAAGTCAAGATCACGTTATAGACTGACCTGTGGTCATTGCCCAGGCCAAGAGGGCCAGTGTAGTCCTTGAGGGGCAGCAGGGGAAGATGCATGTACTTCTTCCGCGACTCCATGATCTGACACACCACAGTCTTCACCTCTGTGGCCGACAGTCTCATGAGGGGAGCGGGGCGCTTGTGTCTGAACCAGTGGCGGAAGGAGGTTGGGGAGGAGGCGGCCAGCACAGTGCTCAGACCCCCCTTGGAGATCTTAGAAAAGCCCATCTGGCTGAAGAGGGACATGGGGAACTGGCCAGTGGTGCGGAGTAGGCGGGAGAGACCACGCTGCAGGGTAGAGGTGTCTCTGTTCAGGAGTTTGCTGCAGCAGCGGGAGAAGGTCTGGGCTAGGGACGCCAGCTGCAGGGGGGAAAGAAGCAAGACTGGGCTGCCTAGAATCACCAGTGGCTGCCAGTGGTGCTGCGACGTCTCCTCCTGCAGCTCCAGGAGAGTCATGGCTAGAGCGCCACCAGTGCTGCTAATACCTTTTAGCTGCCGCTTTTTACAGGAGGGCCGGTCCTTATCCCAGTGGCGCTTGAGCTTGGAGTTGAAGAAGTGCGGGAGGTTCCCCCGTCTGCTTTGACCACCATCCGGGGGTGAGGGGAGCTCCGGAGAGGGGCTGGCAGCTATGAGGTGGTTGGCTGTGTCCGACAGCTGGAGCAGGAGGGTCTGGCACTTATGGTGGGTGGATTGAACACCAACGATGAGAGATTTACAAGAGCCATTTCGGGGAGAGGGGAACTTGGAGGCCACGGAGGTGTCTAGAGAGGGGCTGGTAGAGTGGAAGGGCAGGAGGGCTTGTTTGCCCTTCTGAGGGTCCATGTAGCCAGTCATGGGTGGAAACCAGGAATACGGTACAAAGACTGAacctgatggtgatgatgatagtcgGTCTGGAGATTTAAATTGGGCATGGCACAATGGAGAGTGTTGCTGATTAGTAGGTACGGTTAATCTAAGAGAGTGATTTTCTTGTCCGCCGTATGACACCCTTATACTCTCCACAAACCTCTCATGTTGTGGACTCCACTGCTTCTCATCGGCTGTCTCCCTGCCCACACCAGCCTGCGGTTGATCCTGTACCTGGGCGGAGAAGCTACCCTTGATGGACATGGCGGCAGTGGAGTCAAACTCACCAACCGGGTGTGCCTTTGCTTCCCTCTTGTTCCgcgtcttcctctcaggcttccggTCTTTCTCTGCCTCTTTGGAGGACTGAGTGTAGGCCGTGTGGTCAGTGCAAGGTGGGCTGGTGATCCTTCGCTGGAAATCAGTTGGAGCAGGAGGAGCTATTCTGCCTGTGTGCTCGGACCTAGATGAGCCTACGACTTTAACGGAATGTGCCAACAGAGAGCAAGCTCCTATAGGGCTCAACTGGACCACCTCAGAAAATGCAGCCATAGTCCGACCCTTACCTGGAATTGGACACGTTGGGACCTCAGTGCTTTTGGATTGGCCTTGTGATTGAGTGGGGACATGTATATGAGGAGGGCGTGGATGTGTCTCCATactccctctcctgttcccttgAGTGTCCCCAGATTGTGCCTTCCAAGGGGATAGAAGGGTCACTTCCTGGCTGTCATTAGACTCTGTGTCCACCAGGGCAGAATTGACCAACCAGGTGGGAGCGTCCTGCCCCTTTTCGCCAGCCAGCTCCATGTCCAGATCCTCAAAGTCCGACATGGGGGAGTAGTTTCCCTGTATGCACCCCTCTGTGACCGCCTCTTTTCCGACAGAGGATAAGAAGTGTCCTGACTCTGTCTTTTTAATTTCCCCACCTAATCCCTCATCGTGGTCACAGTGCCGGGCCGGACTGTGGCTAGGTGAAAATGTAGTCGCCATCCTCCATTGACATCCAGTGAGGCTCCCCTTGTCTGTTCCAGAGCAGCCCATATTGCATGAAGGGTTTGGACCATGTGGTAATAGTTTGGTGAAGTCCAACTTTTCTTCTTTCAGCGCTCTTGGTTCCTTTCCTGTACCAACACAAGAAACCAAAACATTACTCACCAACAAAATATTCAATCAAGTACTTAAACACAGCAGCATCTAGCACACAGACAACAACCTAGCCTTTCATATCCTATGTGTGTCAGTATGACTTAACGAACGATCGATATGATCCACACTCATCTTAAAAACAATTAAACATTACTTTATAAAATGTAACAGGGGAGCATGCACCCACTTTTTAGTGTGGTGCCTTCTAATCTTTAGCGCATCAGCCTCAACTCACCCAGACCATGGAGAGGTGACAAGTCCTGTTTGGTGGTGGCGGTCATCCTTCTCGCCAGCTGGCCCACCTGGGTGTTGAGCAGGGCCAGGCTGTTGCCATGTTTAGTTCCCTGCTCGTAGagctcctccatcctcctctccaccacctgTAGCCGCTGGCACAGGGTGCCCAGGGCACCCGTCAGCAGCCGCTTCATCTCTGCCTGGTGGGGTGCCAGGCAGCGCTCCAGGATGCCCAGCTGCTCACCTGTGGGGCCGGCCGGAGGAGCAGGGCCAGGGGGGCTGGCTTGAAGCGGAGGCGAGGCCCCGGCTGAGGCTCTGGAGGTAGGCCCTGTGTAcagaacacacagtcacagaTAGGTGAGAGGCTGCATGGGGACTGGGGAGGTAGGCTGTTTGGTTTGGGTAGCTGAAGGATTTGGTTGCACTGTTTGAGATTTCGCATGGTGGCTAATGACCAAATGGGAACGGCATCTCTAAAACCTTGGCAGTGCTCAAATGAAATTCTTAGATTCACTGATTCGCCTCCTTGACTCATCTGTCTGTACTATGTAGTGTCATCACTGCTGTttctatataacagactgatatCAACAATGGTACATTACCTAGTTGTTTTGGATTAACCAAGACATTGCCTTTGTTGCCGGGTCTTTGAAAGCCTTGGACCTGAAAATGTCAACACACAAGTttacacaagacacacacatgcagaaaCATAATCATACACTAAAAACAAGACACACATTCCACACCTGGTCTGACACTTGTCTCTCTGTTCTTCTGAAGTCGGCAGAGCCAGCAGTCCCATAGACATGACCGCTCAGACTGGAGACTGAGCCCAAAGTGCTCTGCCTGTGCTCCACCGGGATCTGTTGCTCTCTCCCACCAGAGTCCATCCCAAGATTACCATCTCTAGCTTTGCTCTCTGCTGGTCTGAGAGACATGGTCATCAGAGGTCCTACACCCGCCGCAGCAGTCTTCTGGTCCTTGCTAGTCTCTCTGCACCCTGTGGCCAGTTGTTCATGGTACAACTGGGAAAGAGGGGGGCATGGATCCACCAGACCCACCGACATGGTGCCGGGTATCTGCTGACCACCTCTTGGAACAGCCGGAACAGATGACAACATCATCACATGGGCTGAGAGACCAGTACAGGGAGAAGAAAGGGGACAAGAGTGGTACCTGGGTCAAATTCCAGTTCAGACAATTGTATGGCCAATACGGCATGGTTGATAGATATCTTGGTCTAAGACATTATGATAGCTGGATAGTCAACTTCATGTAATCCAAAACGTcatacatctacattttaaaatgtctaaAATAAGATCAGATTTAAATCTTATTCTTGCAGGGAACCTAGTGGCCAATACCAAATTAATTCGGTATTATTGCCCAAAGCAGTGTGGTACATTCTCTTCATATAGCCATCGTTACCTTACCCAACACATAATCCTTGATTGCTGCAACAAGTAAACTGATTCGCTGCCCGCACAAGCTATGTTTTGTG
This window harbors:
- the LOC115203959 gene encoding uncharacterized protein LOC115203959 isoform X1, translating into MMLSSVPAVPRGGQQIPGTMSVGLVDPCPPLSQLYHEQLATGCRETSKDQKTAAAGVGPLMTMSLRPAESKARDGNLGMDSGGREQQIPVEHRQSTLGSVSSLSGHVYGTAGSADFRRTERQVSDQVQGFQRPGNKGNVLVNPKQLGPTSRASAGASPPLQASPPGPAPPAGPTGEQLGILERCLAPHQAEMKRLLTGALGTLCQRLQVVERRMEELYEQGTKHGNSLALLNTQVGQLARRMTATTKQDLSPLHGLGKEPRALKEEKLDFTKLLPHGPNPSCNMGCSGTDKGSLTGCQWRMATTFSPSHSPARHCDHDEGLGGEIKKTESGHFLSSVGKEAVTEGCIQGNYSPMSDFEDLDMELAGEKGQDAPTWLVNSALVDTESNDSQEVTLLSPWKAQSGDTQGNRRGSMETHPRPPHIHVPTQSQGQSKSTEVPTCPIPGKGRTMAAFSEVVQLSPIGACSLLAHSVKVVGSSRSEHTGRIAPPAPTDFQRRITSPPCTDHTAYTQSSKEAEKDRKPERKTRNKREAKAHPVGEFDSTAAMSIKGSFSAQVQDQPQAGVGRETADEKQWSPQHERFVESIRVSYGGQENHSLRLTVPTNQQHSPLCHAQFKSPDRLSSSPSGSVFVPYSWFPPMTGYMDPQKGKQALLPFHSTSPSLDTSVASKFPSPRNGSCKSLIVGVQSTHHKCQTLLLQLSDTANHLIAASPSPELPSPPDGGQSRRGNLPHFFNSKLKRHWDKDRPSCKKRQLKGISSTGGALAMTLLELQEETSQHHWQPLVILGSPVLLLSPLQLASLAQTFSRCCSKLLNRDTSTLQRGLSRLLRTTGQFPMSLFSQMGFSKISKGGLSTVLAASSPTSFRHWFRHKRPAPLMRLSATEVKTVVCQIMESRKKYMHLPLLPLKDYTGPLGLGNDHSSTSLTSPPTQRCRVRLTPERALSKPRTSHGHSPKTMRLDNQPEPVPSLAIATANVKYPGLHGHGCSPSREGGLYEANVGAQPGQHSKRVSQIRIRKTVPKPDNNLTPMGLPKPKRLKKKEFSLEEIYTNKNYRSPTPNRSLETIFEEPKEKNGLLVCIGHQKRKRVLDFPDFTLPRKRKARANLLPLRVKGPRGRGRRGRPDDSDLDIMLIERLSELEDFFTCQGLED
- the LOC115203959 gene encoding uncharacterized protein LOC115203959 isoform X2, producing the protein MMLSSVPAVPRGGQQIPGTMSVGLVDPCPPLSQLYHEQLATGCRETSKDQKTAAAGVGPLMTMSLRPAESKARDGNLGMDSGGREQQIPVEHRQSTLGSVSSLSGHVYGTAGSADFRRTERQVSDQVQGFQRPGNKGNVLVNPKQLGPTSRASAGASPPLQASPPGPAPPAGPTGEQLGILERCLAPHQAEMKRLLTGALGTLCQRLQVVERRMEELYEQGTKHGNSLALLNTQVGQLARRMTATTKQDLSPLHGLGKEPRALKEEKLDFTKLLPHGPNPSCNMGCSGTDKGSLTGCQWRMATTFSPSHSPARHCDHDEGLGGEIKKTESGHFLSSVGKEAVTEGCIQGNYSPMSDFEDLDMELAGEKGQDAPTWLVNSALVDTESNDSQEVTLLSPWKAQSGDTQGNRRGSMETHPRPPHIHVPTQSQGQSKSTEVPTCPIPGKGRTMAAFSEVVQLSPIGACSLLAHSVKVVGSSRSEHTGRIAPPAPTDFQRRITSPPCTDHTAYTQSSKEAEKDRKPERKTRNKREAKAHPVGEFDSTAAMSIKGSFSAQVQDQPQAGVGRETADEKQWSPQHERFVESIRVSYGGQENHSLRLTVPTNQQHSPLCHAQFKSPDRLSSSPSGSVFVPYSWFPPMTGYMDPQKGKQALLPFHSTSPSLDTSVASKFPSPRNGSCKSLIVGVQSTHHKCQTLLLQLSDTANHLIAASPSPELPSPPDGGQSRRGNLPHFFNSKLKRHWDKDRPSCKKRQLKGISSTGGALAMTLLELQEETSQHHWQPLVILGSPVLLLSPLQLASLAQTFSRCCSKLLNRDTSTLQRGLSRLLRTTGQFPMSLFSQMGFSKISKGGLSTVLAASSPTSFRHWFRHKRPAPLMRLSATEVKTVVCQIMESRKKYMHLPLLPLKDYTGPLGLGNDHSTSLTSPPTQRCRVRLTPERALSKPRTSHGHSPKTMRLDNQPEPVPSLAIATANVKYPGLHGHGCSPSREGGLYEANVGAQPGQHSKRVSQIRIRKTVPKPDNNLTPMGLPKPKRLKKKEFSLEEIYTNKNYRSPTPNRSLETIFEEPKEKNGLLVCIGHQKRKRVLDFPDFTLPRKRKARANLLPLRVKGPRGRGRRGRPDDSDLDIMLIERLSELEDFFTCQGLED